From the Deltaproteobacteria bacterium genome, one window contains:
- a CDS encoding UbiD family decarboxylase, which translates to MAKTNARIASAAQAIPERGYPDLHEHLQRLDDAGLLVRVAREVDKDQEMHPLVRWQFRGGIKERDRKAFLFERPVDAKGKRYDIPVAIGVLAANRRIYRIGLGCGEDTDINALWAEAKTNPVAPVEIPSSAAPVHEVVYSGAQLKTRGKGVDGIPVPISSPGWDNAPYVSAAHFISRDPDHGGHNIGTYRAMIKARDRVGCNPSIELGQGIYRHWEKYRERGEKMPVALCIGGVPAVSYVAAQKLAYDLDEFSVAGGLVKAPIRVVEGRTVPVMVPADAEIVVEGFVSTEWLEPEAPFGESHGHVNPKEYNPFMEVTCITRRREAVLCSIISQVTPSESSVIKKMAYEPIYLEHLRDGIGVKSVVRVMLHEPLTATQKLTVIQMRKPTPAEVWRALMGAVAFRPSMSKIVIAVDEDIDPDNLDAVFWAMGYRSKPHRDVQIMHGMDVGHAPRHDARGSAEDSCLLWDATLKEKLPPISLPTREYMERGRKLWEELGLPELEPQSPWFGYSLGDWNEELEQEAALATRGEYWKTGAKIARQRRSTKDIPPNTSFYGEDED; encoded by the coding sequence ATGGCGAAGACGAACGCGAGGATCGCGAGCGCGGCGCAGGCTATACCGGAGCGGGGCTATCCCGATCTTCACGAGCACCTCCAGCGGCTGGACGACGCCGGTCTGCTGGTCCGGGTGGCGCGGGAGGTGGACAAAGACCAGGAGATGCATCCGCTGGTGCGCTGGCAGTTCCGCGGCGGCATCAAGGAGCGCGACCGCAAGGCGTTCCTGTTCGAGCGGCCGGTGGACGCCAAGGGCAAGCGCTACGACATCCCGGTGGCCATCGGCGTGCTCGCGGCCAACCGGCGCATCTACCGCATCGGGCTCGGGTGCGGCGAGGACACGGACATCAACGCGCTGTGGGCCGAGGCCAAGACCAACCCGGTGGCGCCGGTGGAGATCCCGTCGTCGGCCGCGCCGGTGCACGAGGTGGTCTACTCGGGCGCGCAGCTCAAGACCCGCGGCAAGGGCGTGGACGGCATTCCGGTCCCCATCTCCTCCCCGGGCTGGGACAACGCGCCCTACGTGAGCGCGGCCCATTTCATCTCCCGCGATCCGGACCACGGCGGGCACAACATCGGCACCTACCGGGCCATGATCAAGGCGCGCGACCGGGTCGGCTGCAACCCGTCCATCGAGCTGGGGCAGGGCATCTACCGGCACTGGGAGAAGTACCGGGAACGGGGCGAGAAGATGCCGGTGGCGCTGTGCATCGGTGGCGTGCCCGCCGTCTCCTACGTGGCGGCGCAGAAGCTGGCCTACGACCTCGACGAGTTCTCGGTGGCCGGGGGCCTGGTGAAGGCGCCCATCCGGGTGGTGGAGGGACGGACGGTGCCGGTGATGGTGCCGGCGGACGCGGAGATCGTCGTCGAGGGCTTCGTCTCCACCGAGTGGCTGGAGCCCGAGGCGCCTTTCGGCGAGTCCCACGGCCACGTGAACCCCAAGGAGTACAACCCCTTCATGGAGGTCACCTGCATCACGCGCCGGCGCGAGGCCGTCCTGTGCTCCATCATCAGCCAGGTGACGCCGTCGGAGTCGAGCGTCATCAAGAAGATGGCCTATGAGCCCATCTACCTGGAGCACCTGCGCGACGGCATCGGCGTCAAGAGCGTGGTGCGCGTGATGCTGCACGAGCCGCTGACCGCCACCCAGAAGCTCACGGTGATCCAGATGCGCAAGCCCACGCCCGCGGAGGTGTGGCGCGCGCTCATGGGCGCGGTGGCGTTCCGCCCGTCCATGTCCAAGATCGTCATCGCGGTGGACGAGGACATCGATCCCGACAACCTCGACGCGGTGTTCTGGGCCATGGGCTACCGCTCCAAGCCGCACCGCGACGTGCAGATCATGCACGGCATGGACGTGGGCCACGCACCCCGGCACGACGCGCGCGGCTCGGCCGAGGACTCGTGCCTCCTGTGGGACGCTACCCTGAAGGAGAAGCTCCCGCCCATCTCGCTTCCCACGCGGGAGTACATGGAACGGGGCCGGAAGCTCTGGGAGGAGTTGGGGCTGCCGGAACTGGAGCCTCAGTCGCCGTGGTTCGGCTACTCCCTCGGCGACTGGAACGAGGAGCTGGAGCAGGAGGCCGCCCTCGCCACCCGCGGCGAGTACTGGAAGACCGGCGCCAAGATCGCGCGCCAGCGCCGTTCCACCAAGGACATCCCGCCCAACACGTCGTTCTACGGCGAGGACGAGGACTGA
- the mfd gene encoding transcription-repair coupling factor produces MASLSLDNKISRLLSHEWRGEKRISGLQGSAKAYAVFLAARGLDGPLLVLTPTVKEAEALFRDLLFFLGEEEQAKPLDSRAHLFPGWDILPFESLSPNPDHMAARMEGLHRLAGQRAPVVVTTPAAVMQRVVPRESFHSARFVEGQEVDREHLLWQLSNLGFARAPLVEERGDFSVRGGIVDLFPPGYGRPVRLEFADDRIESIREFDPRTQRSRSYREELLLLPIKEFTAGPGTSRDTLLRIEERADELGFTRKDKRALLESVREGVGFAGMEFLVPYFYDRPLPSLLDHLPRRGIVWCDQPARVEEELERFEKLVAQRAAKAAADGRFHAPAEALYLDPDGWREEAAAFRQLHSESLDTLAASEDPASGISVRSYTNTDLHTALTAPQGAERSLAPLVEHLEQWRGQRVLFVAGHPGDAQRLQQLLAYYDVDLPISERSFQEAAGASRNGPEILLGDLTQGIRLPDEGLILVTLEELWGRRKRDRSVRKRENAGHFITSLSELRQDDVVVHLDQGIGIYRGLRYLKVAGTEGEFLHLEYQGGDRLYLPIDRINLVQKFIGADGAAPVLDRLGGTSWLKLKARTRKSVVAMAKELLRVYAAREVHEGHTFPPPDQAYREFEAAFEYDETPDQEQAIADTLKDMTQSKPMDRLICGDVGYGKTEVAMRAAFTAVMDGRQVAVLAPTTILTQQHLETFRARFEPYPVRVESLSRFVTGKTVQESLKDLANGLIDVVIGTHRLLQKDVAFKNLGLVVIDEEHRFGVGHKEKLKQLRATVDVMSLTATPIPRTLHMSLSGIRDLSVIETAPPNRLAVRTYVTRYDEGVIRDAILREINREGQVFFLHNRVESIQRTGQKIMDLVPEARVTIAHGQMTPAELKKSMDRFHENEAQVLVCSAIIESGLDYPNANTIIINRADRFGLAQLYQLRGRVGRSSRRAYAYLLLPGSGTVTRDAEKRLRALQELDELGSGFKLALHDLEIRGAGNLLGREQSGQIAAVGFELYTQMMEETIHELKGEERRVAVEPEIRLGIPAYFPDDYMPSANQRLLFYKRLANLEDAEQLGEIRDEIRDRYGHYPEVVENLFRVMELRRALIRALATQIIYQDGRLSLNFHATSTLDVDRLLKLAQEDHRNFRFSPEGRLSYTPDHADWPGLIRETCELLHVIS; encoded by the coding sequence GTGGCGTCCCTTTCACTCGACAACAAGATCTCCCGACTGCTGAGCCATGAATGGCGCGGCGAAAAGCGCATCTCCGGGCTCCAGGGGAGCGCCAAGGCGTACGCGGTGTTCCTGGCGGCGCGGGGGCTCGACGGGCCGCTGCTCGTGCTGACGCCCACCGTGAAGGAAGCGGAAGCGCTCTTCCGCGACCTCCTGTTCTTCCTGGGAGAAGAGGAACAGGCCAAGCCGCTCGACAGCCGCGCGCATCTTTTCCCGGGCTGGGACATCCTGCCGTTCGAGAGCCTGTCGCCGAATCCCGACCACATGGCCGCGCGCATGGAGGGCCTCCACCGGCTGGCAGGGCAGCGCGCGCCGGTGGTGGTGACCACGCCGGCGGCGGTGATGCAGCGCGTGGTTCCGCGCGAGAGCTTCCACAGCGCGCGCTTCGTGGAAGGGCAGGAAGTGGACCGGGAGCACCTGCTGTGGCAGCTCTCGAACCTGGGTTTCGCGCGCGCCCCCCTGGTGGAGGAGCGCGGCGACTTCAGCGTGCGCGGCGGCATCGTCGACCTGTTCCCGCCGGGCTACGGACGGCCCGTGCGCCTGGAGTTCGCGGACGACCGCATCGAGTCCATCCGCGAGTTCGACCCGCGCACCCAGCGCTCGCGCTCGTACCGCGAGGAGCTGCTGCTGCTGCCCATCAAGGAGTTCACCGCGGGGCCGGGCACCAGCCGCGACACGCTCCTGCGCATCGAGGAACGCGCGGACGAGCTGGGCTTCACCCGCAAGGACAAGCGCGCGCTGCTGGAGTCGGTGCGCGAGGGGGTCGGCTTCGCCGGGATGGAGTTCCTGGTCCCCTATTTCTACGACCGCCCGCTGCCGTCGCTGCTGGACCACCTGCCGCGCCGCGGCATCGTCTGGTGCGACCAGCCGGCGCGGGTGGAAGAGGAGCTGGAGCGGTTCGAGAAGCTGGTGGCGCAGCGCGCGGCCAAGGCCGCGGCGGACGGGCGCTTCCACGCTCCCGCCGAAGCCCTCTACCTGGACCCGGACGGCTGGCGCGAGGAGGCCGCGGCGTTCCGGCAGCTCCACAGCGAAAGCCTGGACACCCTCGCCGCCTCGGAGGACCCCGCGTCGGGGATCTCGGTACGCTCCTACACGAATACCGACCTGCACACGGCTCTGACCGCCCCCCAGGGAGCGGAACGATCGCTGGCGCCGCTGGTGGAGCACCTGGAGCAGTGGCGCGGCCAGCGGGTGCTGTTCGTCGCGGGCCATCCCGGCGACGCGCAGCGCCTGCAGCAACTGCTGGCTTACTACGACGTGGACCTGCCCATCTCGGAGCGGTCCTTCCAGGAAGCGGCGGGAGCCTCCCGCAACGGTCCCGAGATCCTCCTGGGAGACCTGACCCAGGGAATCCGCCTCCCCGACGAGGGGCTGATCCTCGTCACCCTGGAAGAGCTCTGGGGGCGCAGGAAACGCGACCGGTCCGTACGCAAGCGCGAGAACGCCGGCCACTTCATCACCAGCCTGAGCGAGCTGCGCCAGGACGACGTGGTGGTGCACCTCGACCAGGGCATCGGCATCTACCGCGGCCTCAGGTACCTCAAGGTGGCGGGCACGGAGGGCGAGTTCCTGCACCTGGAGTACCAGGGCGGCGACCGCCTGTACCTGCCCATCGACCGCATCAACCTGGTGCAGAAGTTCATCGGCGCGGACGGCGCCGCGCCGGTGCTGGACCGCCTGGGCGGGACCTCCTGGCTCAAGCTCAAGGCGCGGACGCGCAAGTCCGTCGTGGCCATGGCCAAGGAGCTGCTGCGGGTCTACGCCGCCCGCGAGGTGCACGAAGGGCACACCTTCCCGCCGCCGGACCAGGCCTACCGGGAGTTCGAGGCCGCCTTCGAGTACGACGAGACGCCGGACCAGGAACAGGCCATCGCCGACACCCTGAAGGACATGACGCAGAGCAAGCCCATGGACCGGCTCATCTGCGGCGACGTGGGCTACGGCAAGACCGAGGTGGCCATGCGCGCGGCCTTCACGGCGGTGATGGACGGCAGGCAGGTGGCCGTGCTGGCGCCCACCACGATCCTGACCCAGCAGCACCTGGAGACCTTCCGCGCCCGCTTCGAGCCCTACCCGGTGCGGGTGGAGAGCCTGAGCCGCTTCGTCACCGGCAAGACCGTGCAGGAGTCGCTCAAGGACCTCGCCAACGGGCTCATCGACGTCGTCATCGGCACCCACCGGCTGCTGCAAAAGGACGTGGCCTTCAAAAACCTCGGGCTCGTGGTCATCGACGAGGAACACCGCTTCGGCGTCGGCCACAAGGAGAAGCTCAAGCAGCTCCGCGCCACCGTGGACGTCATGAGCCTCACGGCCACGCCGATCCCGCGCACGCTGCACATGTCGCTGTCGGGGATCCGCGACCTGAGCGTCATCGAGACGGCGCCGCCCAACCGGCTCGCGGTGCGCACCTACGTGACGCGCTACGACGAGGGCGTAATCCGCGACGCCATCCTGCGGGAGATCAACCGCGAGGGCCAGGTGTTCTTCCTGCACAACCGGGTGGAGAGCATCCAGCGTACGGGGCAGAAGATCATGGACCTGGTGCCCGAGGCCCGGGTCACCATCGCCCACGGGCAGATGACTCCGGCCGAGCTGAAGAAGAGCATGGACCGGTTCCACGAGAACGAGGCCCAGGTGCTGGTGTGCTCGGCCATCATCGAGTCGGGCCTGGACTATCCCAACGCCAACACCATCATCATCAACCGCGCCGACCGCTTCGGCCTGGCCCAGCTCTACCAGCTGCGGGGGCGGGTCGGGCGTTCGTCGCGGCGCGCCTACGCCTACCTGTTGCTGCCCGGAAGCGGCACCGTGACCAGGGACGCGGAAAAGCGCCTGCGGGCGCTGCAGGAGCTGGACGAGCTGGGCAGCGGCTTCAAGCTGGCGCTGCACGACCTGGAGATCCGCGGCGCCGGCAACCTGCTGGGCCGGGAGCAGTCCGGCCAGATCGCCGCGGTGGGCTTCGAGCTCTACACCCAGATGATGGAAGAGACCATCCACGAATTGAAGGGCGAAGAGCGCCGGGTCGCCGTGGAACCCGAGATCCGGCTGGGCATTCCCGCCTACTTCCCCGACGACTACATGCCCAGCGCCAACCAGCGGCTGCTGTTCTACAAGCGTTTGGCCAACCTGGAGGACGCGGAGCAACTGGGGGAGATCCGGGACGAGATCCGCGACCGCTACGGCCACTACCCCGAGGTGGTGGAGAACCTGTTCCGGGTCATGGAGCTGCGGCGCGCGCTGATCCGCGCCCTGGCGACCCAGATCATCTACCAGGACGGCCGCCTGTCGCTGAACTTCCACGCCACCTCCACCCTCGACGTCGACCGCCTGCTGAAGCTCGCGCAGGAGGATCACCGGAACTTCCGTTTCTCGCCCGAGGGACGCCTGTCGTACACTCCGGACCACGCGGACTGGCCCGGCCTCATCCGTGAGACCTGCGAGTTATTGCACGTGATTTCCTAG
- a CDS encoding acyl-CoA synthetase, giving the protein MTAGYREIPPRLNITQEVLERPVAAGHGARTAMVWRGGSLSYGELRGRVHGFARGLQELGVVPGERVLVRMPNSAEFATAFLAAVKLGALPVVVNSLLGVREVQAILEQTKPRFAVTEGSRARALRELRAPMGLEAVICAGEAEEGEVPFDTVGGEAPDDESRNDIPTRDTSAHEPAFMVCTSGTTGRPKCIVHAHRWIVALGDLNRYRLPPEPEDVVMATGEWSFISALGHNLLFPLRNGVTCAVLSGRATPENVLEHVAAFRVTLLHSVATVYRRMLATEGIEDAYDIRTLRGVHSTGEALREATYRQWKARFGCEMYEHYGVSEYQLVVGQGARHPVRPGSVGVPAPDVGIAIVDEDGRPVADGAVGRTVISTRDPGLFLEYYGDSERTEAARRNGVYDTGDLAYRDADGYFFIAGRSDDCFKTRGLFLVPTEVENALQRHPAVAEAVVVPEPDPEIGNRVLGVVVPAEGQGASAELAETLRQSLRDELAHYKVPYRIAFAEAIPKSPVGKILRNEVAARSRR; this is encoded by the coding sequence ATGACGGCCGGTTATCGGGAGATCCCGCCCAGGCTCAACATCACCCAGGAGGTGCTGGAGCGTCCGGTGGCCGCGGGCCATGGGGCGCGCACCGCGATGGTGTGGCGCGGCGGCTCGCTGAGCTACGGCGAGTTGCGCGGCCGGGTGCACGGCTTCGCCCGCGGGCTCCAGGAGTTGGGGGTTGTGCCCGGGGAGCGGGTGCTCGTGCGGATGCCCAACTCGGCGGAGTTCGCCACGGCCTTCCTCGCCGCGGTGAAGCTCGGCGCCCTCCCGGTGGTGGTCAACTCGCTCCTGGGGGTGCGGGAAGTCCAGGCCATCCTCGAGCAGACGAAGCCCCGGTTCGCCGTCACCGAGGGCTCCCGCGCCCGGGCGTTGCGCGAGCTTCGCGCGCCCATGGGGCTGGAGGCCGTGATCTGCGCCGGGGAGGCCGAGGAGGGCGAAGTCCCCTTCGATACCGTCGGCGGCGAAGCCCCGGACGACGAATCACGAAACGATATCCCCACGCGAGACACGTCCGCCCACGAGCCGGCCTTCATGGTGTGCACGTCCGGCACCACCGGCCGGCCCAAGTGCATCGTGCACGCGCATCGCTGGATCGTGGCGCTTGGGGACCTCAACCGCTATCGCCTTCCGCCCGAGCCGGAAGACGTGGTGATGGCCACGGGCGAGTGGAGCTTCATCAGCGCCCTGGGCCACAACCTGCTCTTCCCGTTGCGCAACGGCGTCACCTGCGCGGTGCTGTCGGGCCGGGCCACGCCCGAAAACGTGCTGGAGCACGTGGCCGCCTTCCGCGTCACGCTGCTGCACTCGGTGGCCACGGTCTACCGCCGGATGCTGGCCACGGAGGGCATCGAGGACGCGTACGACATCCGCACGCTCCGGGGCGTGCACTCCACCGGCGAGGCGCTTCGCGAAGCCACGTATCGCCAGTGGAAAGCGCGCTTCGGCTGCGAGATGTACGAGCACTACGGGGTGTCGGAGTACCAGCTCGTGGTGGGGCAGGGGGCGCGTCACCCGGTGAGGCCGGGCTCGGTGGGCGTGCCGGCTCCGGACGTGGGCATCGCCATCGTCGACGAAGACGGCCGCCCGGTGGCGGACGGCGCCGTGGGCCGCACGGTTATCTCCACCCGGGACCCCGGGCTGTTCCTGGAGTATTACGGGGATTCCGAGCGCACCGAAGCGGCCCGGCGCAACGGCGTCTACGATACCGGCGACCTGGCCTACCGGGACGCGGACGGCTACTTCTTCATCGCCGGCCGCAGCGACGACTGCTTCAAGACCCGCGGGCTCTTCCTCGTGCCCACCGAAGTGGAGAACGCGCTCCAGCGCCATCCGGCCGTGGCCGAGGCCGTGGTGGTGCCGGAGCCGGATCCCGAGATCGGCAACCGTGTCCTCGGCGTGGTGGTGCCGGCGGAGGGGCAGGGGGCGTCGGCGGAGTTGGCGGAGACCCTGCGACAGAGCCTCAGGGACGAGTTGGCCCACTACAAGGTGCCGTATCGCATCGCGTTCGCCGAGGCGATTCCCAAGAGTCCGGTGGGCAAGATCCTGCGCAACGAGGTGGCGGCGCGAAGCCGGCGCTGA
- a CDS encoding ATP-binding protein yields MIEREIMPRLTALFRQYPFVTVTGPRQSGKTTLCRAAFPDLAYANLEAPDQREFAESDPRSFLAQFSEGAVIDEVQHVPALLSYLQVLADEKGRNSLFVLTGSEQFRLSDAIGQSLAGRTALLRLLPFSLAERQRMGPDDDLDNIIYSGFYPRILDQGLDPHQALGDYFETYVERDVRRLGEIRNLSSFRRFVRLCAGRVGQLVNLSSLGSDAGVSHTTAREWLTVLEASYIIFQLPPFHANIRKRLVKSPKFYFYDAGLASYLIGIENKGQVATHPLRGALFENMVVAETLKHRFNRGRRSNIFFFRDSRGLECDIFYETGRGLGAIEVKSGSTVASDYCDSLNRISDLVPNIFARSVVYGGTARQSRGDCDIVPLAQLSEVLERFEVDEEMPLS; encoded by the coding sequence ATGATCGAGCGCGAAATCATGCCCCGTTTGACGGCGTTGTTCCGGCAGTATCCCTTCGTGACGGTGACCGGGCCGCGGCAGTCCGGCAAGACGACGCTCTGCCGCGCGGCCTTTCCCGATCTGGCGTATGCCAACCTGGAAGCGCCCGACCAGCGGGAGTTTGCAGAATCGGACCCACGGAGCTTTCTTGCGCAGTTCAGCGAGGGGGCCGTCATCGACGAGGTGCAGCATGTTCCTGCACTGCTGTCCTATCTTCAGGTTCTCGCTGATGAGAAAGGTCGAAACAGTCTCTTCGTGCTCACGGGCAGCGAGCAGTTCAGACTCTCGGACGCCATCGGTCAGTCCTTGGCGGGGCGCACGGCGTTGCTCCGCCTGCTGCCGTTTTCTCTGGCCGAACGGCAGCGCATGGGCCCGGACGATGACCTGGACAACATCATTTACTCGGGGTTCTATCCACGGATTCTCGATCAGGGATTGGACCCGCATCAAGCGCTCGGCGACTACTTCGAGACGTATGTCGAACGGGACGTGCGCCGGTTGGGCGAGATACGCAACCTTTCGAGCTTCAGGCGCTTCGTGCGCCTGTGCGCCGGTCGGGTAGGCCAACTGGTGAATCTCAGCTCGCTGGGTTCGGACGCCGGCGTGTCCCACACGACCGCACGGGAGTGGCTCACCGTGCTGGAGGCGAGCTACATCATCTTTCAGCTACCTCCGTTTCACGCCAATATCCGAAAGCGTCTGGTCAAGTCACCCAAGTTTTACTTCTACGACGCAGGGCTGGCCAGCTACCTGATCGGCATTGAGAACAAGGGGCAGGTCGCCACCCATCCCCTTCGTGGGGCCCTCTTCGAGAACATGGTCGTTGCCGAGACGCTCAAGCATCGGTTCAACAGGGGCCGGCGGTCCAATATCTTTTTTTTCCGGGATTCAAGAGGGTTGGAATGCGACATCTTCTACGAAACCGGTCGCGGCCTTGGCGCCATCGAGGTCAAGTCCGGCTCCACGGTTGCCTCCGACTACTGTGATTCGCTCAACCGCATCAGCGATCTTGTCCCGAACATCTTCGCGAGAAGCGTCGTGTACGGCGGGACAGCGCGTCAGTCCCGAGGCGATTGCGACATCGTGCCGCTGGCTCAACTGAGTGAAGTTCTCGAACGATTCGAGGTCGATGAAGAGATGCCGCTTTCGTGA
- a CDS encoding enoyl-CoA hydratase-related protein: MDYKTLKWTVHDNPLRAGEPCIGVITLNRPDQLNAVDPLMRLELDALCNEIARNSVLKVVILTGEGRGFCAGGDLTSEGTVLGAFEGSSGIEGPYKELAEYFLNDLRHRVLQSAMRKLEDLPQPTIAAVNGPAVGVGLEMTTLCDMRLASERARFGEVAVPAGFVPESGGSRNLPKLVGIGRAMRLILTGEIIDAAEALRIGLVDDVFPHEELMEQAFALAGRIAANPYLSVRHAKRLVKMYWNWNRTDEGYREELESVLEITRTKDCQEGMRAFREKRPPRYTYPYDADWPFPEKTGKKE; the protein is encoded by the coding sequence ATGGACTACAAGACGCTCAAGTGGACGGTGCACGACAACCCGTTGCGGGCGGGGGAGCCGTGCATCGGCGTGATCACCCTCAACCGTCCGGACCAGCTCAACGCCGTGGACCCGTTGATGCGGCTGGAGCTCGACGCCCTGTGCAACGAGATCGCACGCAACTCCGTGCTCAAGGTGGTGATCCTCACGGGCGAGGGGCGGGGGTTCTGCGCGGGCGGGGACCTCACGTCGGAGGGTACCGTGCTGGGGGCGTTCGAGGGGTCCAGCGGCATCGAAGGCCCGTACAAGGAGCTGGCGGAGTATTTCCTGAACGACCTCCGCCACCGGGTGCTGCAGAGCGCCATGCGCAAGCTGGAGGACCTGCCGCAGCCCACCATCGCCGCGGTGAACGGGCCGGCGGTGGGCGTCGGCCTGGAGATGACCACGCTGTGCGACATGCGCCTCGCGTCGGAGCGGGCGCGCTTCGGCGAGGTGGCGGTGCCGGCGGGGTTCGTGCCCGAGAGCGGCGGCTCGCGCAACCTGCCCAAGCTCGTCGGCATCGGTCGCGCCATGCGCCTGATACTCACGGGCGAGATCATCGACGCCGCCGAAGCGCTGCGCATCGGGCTCGTGGACGACGTGTTCCCGCACGAAGAGCTGATGGAGCAGGCCTTCGCCCTGGCCGGGCGCATCGCCGCCAACCCCTACCTGTCGGTGCGCCACGCCAAGCGGCTGGTGAAGATGTACTGGAACTGGAACCGCACCGACGAGGGCTACCGCGAGGAGCTGGAGTCCGTGCTCGAGATCACCCGCACCAAGGACTGCCAGGAGGGCATGCGCGCGTTCCGGGAGAAGCGTCCGCCACGCTACACCTACCCCTACGACGCGGACTGGCCGTTCCCCGAGAAGACGGGCAAGAAGGAATGA
- a CDS encoding heme-binding protein: MAGLSHSVIHEAAGELLAELANETGRPVSWAVLNPHRELVHYTRMDGAPYRSSVLSHNKGYSALWFGRDSVEIEKMVGNRGIAAYGDANLTSIGGGVLVKDGEGAVAGAVGVSGRTMEEDIEVAVRLIDKLKAKAGL, encoded by the coding sequence GTGGCAGGACTGTCTCACAGCGTGATTCACGAAGCGGCCGGCGAGTTGTTGGCCGAGTTGGCCAACGAAACCGGGCGGCCGGTGTCCTGGGCGGTGCTCAACCCGCATCGAGAGCTGGTGCATTACACGCGCATGGACGGCGCGCCCTACCGCTCCAGTGTCCTCTCCCACAACAAGGGATACTCGGCCCTGTGGTTCGGCCGGGACTCGGTGGAGATCGAGAAGATGGTTGGGAACCGCGGCATCGCCGCCTACGGCGACGCCAACCTGACATCCATCGGCGGCGGGGTGCTCGTCAAGGACGGGGAGGGCGCGGTGGCCGGCGCCGTGGGCGTGAGCGGGCGCACCATGGAGGAGGACATCGAGGTGGCCGTGCGGCTGATCGACAAGTTGAAGGCGAAGGCGGGCCTCTGA
- a CDS encoding MFS transporter, whose protein sequence is MPQGIHARLQRAGGSFAYRNFTYFYVAVVSASMGNQIQRIVDLWLVYELTDSPAFLGLTGLARGIPIVVFSLGGGIIADRIDRKKFIMAMQLASAAANLLLAALIAADAVRLWHILLISMVSSAFVAISAPARTAMTPNMVPRRLLLNAFAFTSTAWKLAQLVGPAVAGLMIGFAGTSATYGLNGCVYLVSALVLVFVNYRATYAGDAQSAWRSLVEALSFVRAESIIAVLVAMDVVAVYFGSFRVLLPIIAASFGMGAAGFGLFSSAPAVGALLGAAAMIGVGDIRYKGLVVVGGILAYAVCLAGLALSPWFWASFAMVAFLGFFDAMQAIPRNTVIQAVTPDALRGRVSSFTRMLSVGMPGLGEAQTGLVASFLGSAVTLLLGAVVCAGATVGMLAWRRDLRRADL, encoded by the coding sequence ATGCCCCAGGGTATCCATGCGAGACTCCAGCGGGCCGGGGGCTCTTTCGCCTACCGCAACTTCACGTACTTCTACGTGGCGGTGGTCAGCGCCTCCATGGGCAACCAGATCCAGCGGATCGTGGACCTGTGGCTGGTCTACGAGCTGACCGATTCGCCCGCCTTCCTGGGCCTCACCGGTCTGGCCCGCGGCATTCCCATCGTGGTCTTCTCGCTGGGCGGCGGCATCATCGCCGACCGCATCGACCGCAAGAAATTCATCATGGCGATGCAGCTCGCCAGCGCCGCGGCCAACCTGCTGCTGGCGGCCTTGATCGCCGCGGACGCGGTTCGTTTGTGGCACATCCTGCTCATTTCGATGGTGAGCTCCGCCTTCGTGGCCATCAGCGCGCCCGCGCGCACCGCCATGACGCCCAACATGGTGCCCAGGAGGCTGCTGCTCAACGCCTTCGCGTTCACCTCCACCGCATGGAAGCTGGCGCAACTCGTGGGTCCGGCGGTAGCCGGCCTGATGATCGGTTTCGCGGGCACGAGCGCAACCTACGGCTTGAACGGCTGCGTCTATCTCGTGAGCGCGCTGGTGCTGGTGTTCGTCAACTATCGGGCCACGTATGCGGGCGACGCTCAGTCGGCGTGGAGGAGCCTTGTGGAGGCCCTGTCGTTCGTCCGCGCGGAGTCGATCATCGCCGTTCTGGTGGCCATGGACGTGGTGGCGGTGTACTTCGGCAGCTTCCGCGTGCTTCTGCCCATCATCGCGGCGAGCTTCGGCATGGGGGCGGCGGGTTTCGGGCTCTTCTCGTCCGCGCCGGCGGTGGGTGCGCTGCTGGGTGCCGCGGCCATGATCGGCGTGGGCGATATCCGCTACAAGGGGCTGGTGGTGGTGGGCGGCATTCTGGCCTACGCGGTATGTCTGGCCGGCCTCGCGCTCTCTCCCTGGTTCTGGGCGTCGTTCGCGATGGTGGCCTTCCTCGGCTTCTTCGACGCCATGCAGGCCATCCCGCGGAACACCGTGATCCAGGCGGTGACGCCGGACGCGCTGCGCGGCCGGGTGTCGAGCTTCACCCGGATGTTGAGCGTGGGCATGCCCGGACTCGGCGAGGCCCAGACCGGGCTGGTAGCGTCCTTCCTGGGGTCGGCGGTCACGCTGCTGCTCGGCGCGGTCGTGTGCGCGGGCGCTACGGTTGGCATGCTCGCGTGGCGGCGCGACCTCCGGAGAGCGGACCTGTAG